The stretch of DNA CTTTTCGGTCATCGtgtataaatagcatttttcttaaTTGTACCTACAGCCTACAGTGTTGATGTTGAGGAAATAGTGAAACCTCGGTGGCCTCATCCTCCTCAATAATTTAACAAACCTCTGTGTGAGGTCAACATGTGTGAGAGTTCTCCAACTTCAACTCTACCTGCCCGTCTTCTAGCAAAGATGCTATACCCCTATATGTTTCTGAtgacttaaattaaattatatacctTTAGTACACAGATTACTCAGGAACACAAGCGTACGGTGAGTCGGTgatttcagagagagagagagaagagcgCAAAAGAAGAGAGTAGGCAGTAGCATGTGGCGGAAGCTTGTAAAAAAATTGAGAACAGCGTAGAGTCACAGCTCACCAGAAACCAAACTTCTTCACAaacatcctctctctctctctctctctctctctctctctctctctatctctagcTTTTCTTTTTCAGAGACAGAGATGTGGAATTACAGTGAGAAGTCATGAGCTTCGAGGGATTTGATATCCATTGGTGGTGGGGAATTCTTGCTCTCCCTTGGCTTCTGGGTCAGGCCTTGGGCCTGAATTCAGATGGAATTCTCTTGCTCTCTTTCAAGTACTCTGTTCTCAGTGATCCTCTCGGCGTTTTACAGGGCTGGAACTACCGTGACCAGACGCCATGTTCATGGAATGGAGTTTCCTGTGCTAACTTGCGCGTCACCGGCCTCTCGCTTCCAGACTCTCAGCTTCTCGGATCAATTCCGCCCGATCTGGGTATGATCCCAATCCTTCAAAGTCTTGACCTTTCCAACAATTCCATCAATGGGTCCATTCCTCTGTCGCTGTTTGAAGCGTCTGAACTTCGAACGCTTGACTTGTCTAACAACTTGGTCGCCGGTGAACTGCCCGAGCTCGTCGGAGGGCTGACGAACCTTGAGTTCCTTAACCTCTCCGACAATGCTTTGGCGGGAAAGATCCCGGGAAACCTCACCTTTCTACGTAATTTAACTGTTGTTTCTCTGAGAAACAACTACTTCTGGGGTAGTCTTCCCAGCGAGTTCAATTCTGTTCAAATTCTAGATCTGTCTTCCAATCTGATCAACGGATCTCTGCCCTCAAACTTCAGCGGCAATAGTATTCGTTACTTCAATGTCTCATACAACAGGCTCTCCGGCGAAATTCCGACTAAATTCGCCAACCAAATCCCGACAAACGCCACTCTTGATCTCTCATTCAATAATTTCACCGGCGAAATCCCGGAAACCAGCCTGTTCTTCAACCAAGAAGCGAAATCATACGCCGGGAATCCAGAATTGTGCGGAAAGCCGCTCAAGAATCCATGTCCAATTCCTTCCACCATCTCGACTCCACCAAATGCCACGTCACCAACATCTCCACCGGCAATCGCCGCCCTTCCCAAGAGTACCATAGATTCATCTCCGGCGACGAATTCACCGGGCCCGTCGAACGGGTCAAGCCGAAAAGGCCTGAAGCCAGGAATCATAGTCGGAATAGTGATTAGCGACATCCTGGGAGTTCTAATCGTCGCGTTGATTTTCTTCTACGTCTACCAGtccaagaaaaagaagagcAGTGTCGTGAACTCGAAAACCGCGGAAGCGGGCGAAGCCAAAGACTACGACTGGTCGGCTGCGGAGTCTTCCGAAGAGTCGAAAGGAATTAGGGCGTGGGCGTGCCTGAGAAAGCAAGCCAGCAAGGACGAAGAATCGTCCGAAAGCGCAAGCTCGGACGGCGACGATGAAGAAGTGGAGGACGGGAAGAAGGGTGGTGGGGggagtaataataataataataataatcaggTGCGGCCCGAAGGGAAGGGGACGGGGGCGCTGGTGACGGTGGACGGCGGTGAGAAGGAGTTGGAGCTGGAGACGCTGCTGAAGGCGTCGGCGTACATACTGGGGGCGACGGGATCGAGCATAATGTACAAGGCGGTGCTGGAAGACGGCACGGCGTTGGCTGTGCGGAGGATTGGAGAGAGCGGGGTGGAGCGGTTCAAGGATTTTGAGAACCAGGTCCGCGCCATTGCCAAGCTGGTGCACCCCAATCTGGTTCGGATACGAGGGTTCTACTGGGGCGCCGACGAGAAGCTCGTCATCTACGACTTCGTTCCCAATGGCAGCCTCGCCAATGCACGCTACAGTGAgtcctctctccctccctttcgGCGCATTTTAGTGTTTTCGGCTAAAGTGCGCCATCTCGGTGTTTTGGCCATGGCGGTGTTGAAAGACAGATTTTTTTCTCACAAAAATTATTatcgaaaaaataaaaaataaaaatccgcAAGTCATTTCTAAGAATGATGGTACTTTTATGGTTAAAACGAAAATttgtagatttttttaaatttaaatttatagatGCATAAGTAATTAAGCAGAATTGTTTTTATACCAATTCTTTTTATACTTTTTGCTTTGCATGCGCAAAAAGCAAAGCCCTTTTTCGCCCAATATCCTGAGCTCCCAGCCAGATCTGGGTCTCTACTCTCTTTCCGCGGGCAGGTTAGCAAGTGGCCGCCATATTTGCTAAAATGCGCTGGCGAGAGAAGCCAGACCAACCGCAGTAGAGTAGTTGTAACTGAAACCTTTTTTTTCAATGCACTGCAAGTCAACCCTCCgtttcttcttgcttcttgtgaACTTGGACAGCGATACCCGTATCCGTAACCCAATCCAGTTGAGCTGCGCTCACCACCCTCGAAAATGACTTGTCCGGGAGCTCGGCTGACCTGCGCCTGCAGAGGTCTGATTTCTACTTTTGCCGTTTCAGGAAAAGCGGGCTCCTCGCCGTGCCATCTCCCGTGGGAACTGCGGCTCAAAATAGCAAGGGGCGTAGCACGGGGGCTAACCTACATCCACGACAAGAAGCACGTGCATGGCAATCTCAAACCAAGTAACATCCTTTTGGGCCCCGACATGGAGCCCAAGATCGGAGACTTCGGGCTCGAGCGGCTGGTGACCGGCGAGAGTAGTTACAAGGCCGGCGGGTCGGCCCGAAATTTCGGCAGCAAGCGGTCCACGGCCTCGCGAGAAAGCTTCCAGGACGTCCCTATTGGGGCGaccccaagcccaagcccaagctcaatgGGCTGCATATCGCCCTACTACGCGCCGGAGTCACTGAGGAGCCTGAAGCCCAACCCGAAGTGGGACGTGTACGCGTTCGGGGTAGTGTTGCTGGAGCTGCTCACCGGGAAAGTCATTGTGTCAGATGAGTTGGGCCCCGGGGCGGGAGAGGAGAAGAACCGGGTTCTGAGGATGGCTGACGTGGCGATCCGGGCTGACTTGGAGGGCAAGGAGGATGCCGTGCTGGGTCTATTGAGACTGGGGTTCGGTTGCATTTCACCGGTCCCACAGAAGAGACCTTCCATGAGAGAGATGCTACAAGCTCTTGACAAGTTCCCAACTCCACCTTCTTCAGCCGCATTCTATTTTGGTCAcccataataataattgataatataGACATCAACAACAAAACTTTTATGTAAGTGTATTTATGATGATTGACTGACAGGTTGATGATCTCTTTTGGGTTTGTTGTTTAGGTGTCTGGGATTGTGATTAGATCTTCTTCGCTTGGCCTGTGTGACAGGGAGGGATCGATCTGTGATTTGCTAATTGATTTGGAGATTGTCAGTCCACTATTTTGTATTGTatttgggaaaagaaaaaaaaaaagtttttttttatcattctaaTTAgtatgtttgtttgtttggatgcctgattttctttttattggtGGTTGCATTCTGTGCCTGAGCTGGTTGATTAATTTACtagcctgcctgcctgcctgcatCTTGttgataaacaaaataataataataataataataataataataataataataataaatgacttAACACGGAAACTATTAAATTACATTATAGTTCTATGTGTTAATCTACACCGACAcggtgataaaattaaaatataataattattttaaatatctcgtgtctctaaaatattattatgatcACACCacattttatcaataattttcttttgattttaataaattaagaatttatgTAGCTATAAAttgcaaattttattaataatagtGTGAcaataatcattatttttaataaaaatattatgttaattaatataaCATTTGTCTGATGCGAGCAAAATAAGAGAAGAGCGTGAGCCTCATCTCTTAAAACACTTTCCTAACATGctcacaacaaaaaaattgactCGACATggacaacaaaataaaatctcttatttttaaatcaGATACTTTAAGGCTAAATTGATAaacaatttcaatttttttcaaaaattaaaagaaaaaaaaaaacattttctccTACCTCACCTCACTCTGGTGGCAGGAAAagcaataatttaatattaaacaatCCCGCTCTCCTCCCTATTTCAAAACGCACTCTTTGTTGACGCTGAAGAAGAGACGTTAAACGCTCCAGCCCCGgacagagtgagagagagagatcagaaatGGCGGCCAATATCGGAATCATGGACTCGGCTTATTTCGTAGGCAGGATGGAGATCTTGGCTTGGATCAATTCAACTCTCCAACTCCATCTCTCCAAAGTCGAAGAGGTGTCTATTTCTTTCCAGAAACCctagttttgaattttgtccAATTGAATCATCTATCATTTTGATTGCAACTTTTGGCGCGTTTGGATCCGTTGATTGCAGGCGTGTTCGGGTGCGGTTCATTGCCAGCTGATGGACGCGGTTCATCCTGGGATGGTGCCAATGCACAAGGTCAACTTCGATGCCAAGAACGAATACGAGATGATCCAGAACTACAAAGTTCTTCAAGATGTTTTCAATAAACTCAATATCAACAAGGTTGATTGGTATTTCTGACTCTGTTTCTCTCTTTCGTACTCTTGATTAGTGCTTCTGGGGTTTCGTTAAGCTGCTGTTTTTCGTTGCCAaaagatggatttttttttttttatttgtaaatttttttaacctGACTGATCATTTTGTCTCTTGTGTTTGGCGTGCAGCATATTGAGGTGAACAAGTTAGTGAAAGGAAGGCCCCTTGATAATCTGGAGTTCATGCAATGGATGAAACGCTACTGTGATTCAGTCAATGGGGCTGTTTTACACGGGTAATCAATCCCTGGCACATTATTCTGTGAATTCAACTcgatttctttaaaaattatatttttcttgtttgttctGCAAAGTATGTGACAAcgttttattctttttccctATGATGGTGTGGTTGGGGCAATTGTAAAAGATATGTTATAGACAAAGTTTTAATGCTTGATGAGTTTCATTGTGTTTAGGGTTTGTCTAGCGAACAACGAAATGAGTTTGTTGATATGTTTATTCAGTTTCTATGTCTTTGCAATCCTTTTTCTTTGAACTCTGATAAATGGGCAGCAAAATTCGGCTGAAATGGGAGGCTGAATGGGCTTTTTGCCCATTTTTCCCTTGCATAAATTTTTTACCTAATActcattattctttttctttttcagtatCTCAAGCTTGTTGGCTGCAATTTAGCATTCTCATGAGCATTAACTATTCTTAATCTGTTTTATTCACTTAACAAGTCAGTGGACgtgtttgaaatttaaatagtTTTGAATGATTGTCTCGTCTTGATTTTGATTCCTTGCATGCTATTGATGGTTATTAAGCATTACCTATTTGCGAATGTAGTGGGTTATGCTTGATTTAGCTGTGTGTCAATGTTAGTTACAATCCTTTGGAAAGGAGAGAGGCATCAAAAGGAGGAAAAGATTTGTGTAAGAAATCTGCAGCATCTCAATCTTCAACCAGATCGTTAGCATCTGCTCCAAGAACTCAGAGCTCCCACAGCACTCGAAGGAATGATGTCATCTCTATAAATCAATCTGTTAAGAACTCCAGGTCTTCTGCAATTGGAGGGCCCGCATATGATGAACAGGTATATGAAATCATTTCTGTTATGAGATGCATCAAACTCAAGAATCCCATGAGTCTTTGAATCTCCTGTCTGTTAACGCAGATCACAGAGTTGAAGTTGTCAGTGGACAGtctagagaaagagagggactTCTACTTTGCCAAGCTACGGGATATTGAGATCCTGTGCCAGTGTCCTGAGATTGAGAATTTACCAGTAATATGTTTTAAGTTGGTTGATATTTGTAATAGGTAAATTTCTAGTTAAATTGCTATAAGCTAGTTGGTTCATTAtcgttttttattttcattttaggtcGTTGAAGCAATAAAGAGGATATTATATGCTACAGATGATAGTGCATCGGTGTTGGCAGAAGCTCAAGCCATGATATCCCAGCAACATTATGAAGCTCAGCCTATTTTGGAAGTTCCAGAAGATGGACCAAAGGCAGATACTCTGAAGAGGAAACATTTCATCAATTCTGATATTGATACATTGTCCACAAGGCAAAGGACTTCAGCTGCATCAGATGTCCGTTGCAGTGGATCACCTCTTGTGACCTGCTAATAATCTCTTTCTTTTGACAATGTATACCATCATCCAATCTGCCTCTGAGAACATTTTATGTTGCCAAATTCCTGTTTAATCTTTATGCTAATTGTAGGTGATCAAAAGTATGTTTCAAGGGCTATAGGATGTTGTAGTTCCCAAATAACATGGTTTCAAGGTTTCTCCCATTTGTGTGCTGTCTATTGACAAGCTCTAGAAATATATCTTCTATCTGATTCAGTGCTTAGCTGGAATTTTATTGGTGAGCATTTCTAGAGAGTTCTATTGCTCCCTTGTCATACCTGTTTGGTGTACAATTATAAGGTCCTGTTGTATTTCTTTGATAGAAACCATTGTGGACTGATGAAAAGCATATAGATTTCATATGGAAAGGATTTTGATtatcttcttcccttttctccTCCTCGTTGTACTGCCCTAGAATACTGTGCACATATCCGCTTGATAAACTTTTCTTATTTACCTGCGGGACTAACAGAAAGATTACTTGCCCCCAAATTAGGTCTGCACAGACAATTAGGATTGTAGCATTTTGAGAATACATGTCAGGAATATATCTCTTGATTCTCCAAATTGCAAGATCTTATACCCAAAGCATGCATATTGTTGATGCTAGAAGATTGTGGACTCTGTAGTAAGTTACAGAATTATGGCTGCTGTCAAAACAGTGGTCCTATTCGAATAAGACAATGCTATTTGGTCCAACAAAGTTATTCAATATGCTATTTCATACAGAATTATACTGTATGAAATGTCCAATATGCTATTGAATTAGTTTTAGCAATTAGGGCTAAATATCACTATTCCTTCCAATATATTATTGCACCTGTGGAGGCCTATGCCTATGGATACAGAACAAGTAGTAGAACTATTTAGGTCTCCGTTGAATTGTTATTACTGCAATATCGTTGGACTCACCATGCCAGGCTTCTACTGAAACTGTTAGTTTTAAAACATCCACATTCATGTTATTTTGGTTGTTGTTACTCCTCTGTTTACCCAGCTTTTAAGCCAAGGCGGGGAAGAGAGACTGTTTGACCTGTAAGGCAGGCATCCCTGCTAATCATAATTGTTGTCATTTTTTGACGTTCTCAATTTCACTCCCTATTAGTTCAGGCTGCCAAGTAGAGGTGTCGAAAGGGCCGGCCCGACCCGCCCGAGTcagcccacgggctttttaaacgggccgggctggcccttttactaaaaggacCAGCCCGGGCCCTTTTTCCGTGGATAGGCGGCCCCCCTACAGGGGGGCCGGGCCAGCCAATGGGCTAGAGGGCCAAGCCGGGCCcctagcccacagggcctagcgggcccgacacttttttttaaaataatgcatatagtatatacatatataaatatcaaaataatacatatataaaaattaatttttttctttttaaaatattttctatcttaatttttaagttttaaatattatttcatcattttatattttaaaattctatatgccttataaattttcttgtgaattgatatgaaaaataatgtacatatgaAAGGGgaagaatgtttatttataatttaaatatataaaattttgtaaataaattgatgattattatttataaatattgtaaaatataaattttttagtatccaatatcaataattattaaagaataacaaaactaaaaaaaaatgagtaagggcctaaCTGATTGGCCCATAAAGGCCTCATGGGGCACAGGTCGGGCCCTTAGCTGGGCCCGACTAtggggcccaatttctttggcccaacCCGGCCCCCATAGGGGGGGCTTGGCCTGGCCCGTCCCAGGCTAGGCCGAGCAGCCCTCGGGTTGTCcagcccttttgacacctctattGTCAATGAGCGCACTCTGGCTGATAACAACAGAAATTCTGGAGAACGAGTTatccttttctatttttattttaatccttaaaatcaaGTTCTCTTTTGTCATTGTGTTATGGCTCAAATGcatatttatctttgattaGACTGTTTTCATCGTCTATGTCCATTCTAAGAGCAATTATTATGTGGATCAGAAACATAATCGTCTCATtattaagaataagaaaaatcaGCTGATCGGCTGACATATAGCTTGATGTGTCTAGATACAATTAGTTAA from Diospyros lotus cultivar Yz01 chromosome 6, ASM1463336v1, whole genome shotgun sequence encodes:
- the LOC127804154 gene encoding microtubule-associated protein RP/EB family member 1C-like, yielding MAANIGIMDSAYFVGRMEILAWINSTLQLHLSKVEEACSGAVHCQLMDAVHPGMVPMHKVNFDAKNEYEMIQNYKVLQDVFNKLNINKHIEVNKLVKGRPLDNLEFMQWMKRYCDSVNGAVLHGYNPLERREASKGGKDLCKKSAASQSSTRSLASAPRTQSSHSTRRNDVISINQSVKNSRSSAIGGPAYDEQITELKLSVDSLEKERDFYFAKLRDIEILCQCPEIENLPVVEAIKRILYATDDSASVLAEAQAMISQQHYEAQPILEVPEDGPKADTLKRKHFINSDIDTLSTRQRTSAASDVRCSGSPLVTC
- the LOC127803014 gene encoding probable LRR receptor-like serine/threonine-protein kinase At4g37250, translating into MSFEGFDIHWWWGILALPWLLGQALGLNSDGILLLSFKYSVLSDPLGVLQGWNYRDQTPCSWNGVSCANLRVTGLSLPDSQLLGSIPPDLGMIPILQSLDLSNNSINGSIPLSLFEASELRTLDLSNNLVAGELPELVGGLTNLEFLNLSDNALAGKIPGNLTFLRNLTVVSLRNNYFWGSLPSEFNSVQILDLSSNLINGSLPSNFSGNSIRYFNVSYNRLSGEIPTKFANQIPTNATLDLSFNNFTGEIPETSLFFNQEAKSYAGNPELCGKPLKNPCPIPSTISTPPNATSPTSPPAIAALPKSTIDSSPATNSPGPSNGSSRKGLKPGIIVGIVISDILGVLIVALIFFYVYQSKKKKSSVVNSKTAEAGEAKDYDWSAAESSEESKGIRAWACLRKQASKDEESSESASSDGDDEEVEDGKKGGGGSNNNNNNNQVRPEGKGTGALVTVDGGEKELELETLLKASAYILGATGSSIMYKAVLEDGTALAVRRIGESGVERFKDFENQVRAIAKLVHPNLVRIRGFYWGADEKLVIYDFVPNGSLANARYRKAGSSPCHLPWELRLKIARGVARGLTYIHDKKHVHGNLKPSNILLGPDMEPKIGDFGLERLVTGESSYKAGGSARNFGSKRSTASRESFQDVPIGATPSPSPSSMGCISPYYAPESLRSLKPNPKWDVYAFGVVLLELLTGKVIVSDELGPGAGEEKNRVLRMADVAIRADLEGKEDAVLGLLRLGFGCISPVPQKRPSMREMLQALDKFPTPPSSAAFYFGHP